One stretch of Toxoplasma gondii ME49 chromosome XI, whole genome shotgun sequence DNA includes these proteins:
- a CDS encoding hypothetical protein (encoded by transcript TGME49_310122), giving the protein MHNLFRNGENREKIRHHSTPRFPDKVVQRIHLRQARGSRAAHRRRDASLGLLSLFKDCPKRSRPSEHGQQARWLTRSLLFLSVPLWLKKTWISAQPPATRVERVRCETPRGLRRRCLFSAVVCPRLRVRLPLGTPASVASSRFAPSLSFAGAAAYSLASLFLLAASPRDLTLTFPSGPLERLRPTRRNAACLLLFILLPRLLPRLLLLCRLLLSLESRQGQSSATLLRKKEFARAPAITQRRRGRGEVSPITSLSSSRVSLSTPQM; this is encoded by the exons ATGCACAATCTGTTCCGGAACGGGGAG aatcgagagaagatCCGGCACCACTCGACGCCTCGCTTTCCGGACAAAGTCGTTCAGAGGATCCACCTGCGACAAGCTCGCGGGTCAAGAGCGGCGCACAGGCGTCGCGACGCCTCGCTCggtcttctgtcgctttttaAAGACTGTCCAAAACGCTCCCGTCCGTCAGAGCACGGGCAACAAGCTCGCTGGCTCACAAGGAGCCTTCTTTTCTTATCCGTTCCTCTCTGGCTCAAGAAAACTTGGATTTCTGCACAGCCTCCAGCCACACGAGTGGAGAG AGTCCGTTGCGAGACGCCTCGTGGTCTTCGGAGGcgttgcctcttctccgccgtcgTCTGTCCTCGGCTTCGCGTCCGTCTGCCGCTGGGAACTCCAGCgtctgtcgcgtcttctcgattcgctccttccctctccttcgccggcGCCGCTGCATAcagtctcgcttctctctttcttctcgcggcttCGCCTCGCGATCTGACTTTGACCTTCCCCTCCGGTCCTCTCGAACGACTGCGACCGACGCGGAGAAACGCCGCGTGTCTGCTCCTCTTtattcttcttcctcgtcttcttcctcgtcttcttcttctttgtcgtcttctgctctcgctgGAGAGCCGCCAGGGACAGAGCTCGGCGACTCTCTTGCGGAAGAAGGAGTTCGCGCGAGCACCGGCCAtcacgcagagaaggcgaggaagaggcgaagtcTCCCCGATCACTTCCCTGTCCTCCTCGCGAGTCTCCCTTTCGACTCCGCAAATGTAG